A DNA window from Candidatus Neomarinimicrobiota bacterium contains the following coding sequences:
- a CDS encoding DUF1566 domain-containing protein — translation MNRSIRKIQSSLMSLLLLLLVSQSLFAQSYKIVDTGQTIFYDNQNEISEPQPGESFYGQDASFSGHQPEYTDNGDGTVTDNVTGLMWQQSADLTGDGIINIDDKLSHAEALAGADTFSLAGYSDWRLPSIKEAYSLFMFTGEDPSGYQGTDTEGLIPFIHTDFFDVAYGDTDAGERIIDGQFASSTVYMGTTMNDDSAMFGVNFVDGRIKGYPMGPMPGQTEDKQFYVLYVRGNEAYGINDFTDNGDGTVSDEATGLMWMQEDSQIGMDWEAALEYAQTKNTENYLGYNDWRVPDAKELHSILDYTRSPQTTNSPAIDLVFSCTSITDEGGSENYPFYWSSSTHANMQNGAWGAYVCFGEALGFMEEPFPPFNVSLLDVHGAGAQRSDPKTGDADDYPQGHGPQGDVVRIDNFVRLVRDIQTSSGLNDNSQKESPISFSLTQNYPNPFNPSTLLEYSLPIGAHVEIRVYNVLGQEVATLVNEYQEGGKHSELFYTEGLSSGSYFYVFESDGCREIRRMVLLK, via the coding sequence ATGAACAGGTCAATTCGAAAAATTCAGTCCAGCTTGATGAGCCTTTTGCTCTTATTGCTGGTCAGTCAAAGTCTTTTCGCACAGTCATATAAAATCGTTGATACAGGTCAAACCATCTTTTATGACAACCAGAATGAAATCAGCGAACCTCAACCAGGGGAGTCCTTTTATGGCCAGGATGCCTCCTTCAGCGGTCACCAACCCGAATACACTGATAATGGAGATGGTACTGTTACCGATAATGTGACTGGTCTCATGTGGCAGCAGAGCGCGGATCTTACTGGCGATGGTATCATCAATATTGATGATAAACTTAGCCACGCAGAGGCGCTGGCCGGAGCTGACACCTTCAGCCTGGCTGGTTATTCGGACTGGCGCTTACCTTCAATCAAGGAAGCCTATTCTCTGTTCATGTTCACGGGTGAAGATCCCAGTGGCTATCAAGGCACGGATACTGAAGGATTAATTCCTTTTATCCATACAGACTTCTTTGATGTGGCTTATGGCGACACTGATGCAGGGGAGCGAATTATTGATGGTCAATTCGCAAGTAGTACAGTTTATATGGGAACCACCATGAATGATGATTCCGCCATGTTTGGGGTCAATTTTGTAGATGGTCGCATCAAGGGCTATCCCATGGGTCCCATGCCGGGGCAAACTGAGGACAAGCAATTCTACGTGCTTTATGTTCGAGGTAATGAAGCCTACGGAATAAACGATTTCACAGATAACGGTGATGGTACTGTGAGTGATGAAGCCACTGGTCTCATGTGGATGCAGGAGGATAGTCAGATCGGTATGGATTGGGAGGCAGCTTTGGAGTACGCCCAAACCAAAAACACTGAGAATTATCTTGGCTATAATGATTGGCGAGTTCCAGATGCCAAGGAACTTCACAGCATTCTTGATTACACGCGTTCACCCCAAACCACCAACTCGCCTGCCATTGATCTCGTTTTTTCCTGCACGTCAATCACAGATGAGGGCGGAAGTGAGAATTATCCCTTCTATTGGTCAAGCTCAACTCATGCCAACATGCAGAATGGTGCCTGGGGTGCTTATGTTTGCTTCGGAGAAGCCCTGGGTTTCATGGAAGAGCCCTTCCCGCCCTTTAATGTTTCATTGTTGGATGTCCATGGGGCAGGCGCTCAACGCAGCGATCCCAAGACAGGTGATGCAGATGATTATCCTCAGGGGCATGGGCCCCAGGGTGATGTGGTTCGCATCGATAACTTTGTGAGATTGGTTCGTGATATCCAGACGTCGTCCGGCCTGAATGACAACTCTCAGAAGGAGTCTCCAATTTCATTTTCTCTGACTCAGAATTATCCCAATCCTTTTAACCCTTCCACCTTGCTGGAGTATAGCCTCCCCATCGGTGCACACGTTGAGATCAGGGTCTATAATGTGCTTGGGCAGGAAGTAGCAACTCTAGTCAACGAGTATCAAGAGGGAGGAAAGCATAGCGAGCTGTTTTATACCGAGGGGCTAAGTAGTGGATCCTACTTCTATGTTTTTGAATCCGATGGATGCAGGGAAATACGCCGAATGGTGTTATTAAAATAA
- a CDS encoding DUF2961 domain-containing protein yields MRLSIPVLLTFILLSCGAQPDHLSNESTLFEFQHNASPRWASFENPTAEKGAGGTWNKGAKGHAFDQVLAGETKVLLDVQGSGIVQRMWITNTERDEEMLRSLILEMFWDESETPAVSVPMGDFFGDVLGHSIPFENALFSDPEGRSFNCIIPMPFKTSARIQLTNTSERHLRLLFYDINFVLTEHNEDMLYFHASWHREENSELGVDFEILPKVKGKGRFLGSHIGIITNPMYKNTWWGEGEVKVYLDGDTDLPTLNGTGAEDYPGSAWGLNAYINQFQGCFLAESPRFTIYRYHIPDPIFFEEECRVTIQRMGGASRSEVIKIRDEGAELLPVTQGYANDDGTLGLMLLQDMDPVPDVADTTLPNGWMNFYRSDDYSATAFFYLDTPDSELPILDKDT; encoded by the coding sequence GAATTTCAGCATAATGCCTCGCCGCGTTGGGCCAGCTTTGAAAATCCCACTGCGGAAAAAGGGGCAGGTGGAACCTGGAACAAAGGAGCCAAAGGTCATGCTTTTGATCAGGTCCTGGCCGGGGAGACAAAAGTATTATTGGATGTGCAGGGTAGTGGCATTGTTCAACGCATGTGGATCACCAACACTGAACGTGATGAAGAAATGTTACGCTCCCTGATACTTGAGATGTTTTGGGACGAGTCTGAGACACCAGCAGTTTCGGTTCCCATGGGTGATTTTTTTGGAGATGTCCTCGGCCATTCCATACCCTTTGAAAATGCCCTTTTCTCTGATCCTGAGGGTCGATCCTTCAATTGCATTATCCCAATGCCTTTTAAAACGAGTGCACGCATTCAATTGACCAATACAAGTGAACGGCATCTTCGACTACTATTTTACGATATCAATTTTGTTTTGACCGAGCATAATGAGGACATGTTGTACTTTCATGCTTCCTGGCATCGTGAGGAGAACAGTGAATTGGGTGTTGATTTTGAGATTCTCCCAAAAGTGAAGGGAAAAGGGAGATTCCTCGGAAGTCACATTGGCATTATTACAAATCCCATGTATAAAAACACCTGGTGGGGTGAGGGAGAGGTGAAGGTCTACCTGGATGGTGATACAGATTTGCCAACCCTGAATGGTACTGGTGCCGAGGACTATCCAGGGAGTGCCTGGGGATTGAACGCCTACATCAATCAGTTTCAGGGATGTTTTCTGGCTGAGTCCCCTCGTTTTACAATTTATCGATATCACATTCCAGACCCCATCTTCTTTGAGGAGGAGTGTAGGGTGACTATCCAGAGGATGGGTGGGGCTTCCAGATCTGAGGTGATCAAGATCCGTGACGAGGGGGCTGAGCTTCTCCCGGTGACCCAGGGTTATGCCAACGACGATGGTACTCTGGGACTCATGTTGTTGCAGGATATGGACCCAGTTCCTGATGTGGCTGACACAACCCTCCCCAATGGGTGGATGAATTTTTACCGCAGTGATGATTATTCAGCGACAGCCTTTTTCTATCTGGATACACCTGATTCTGAGCTACCAATCCTGGATAAAGACACATAG
- a CDS encoding apolipoprotein N-acyltransferase, with amino-acid sequence MKTIKPIYLLIIAAALIAVTHMRFGFGILIFLETIPILFYLDRTSGWRSKALLFGFLVLGWSLATLKIVTSPLPWFIAIGYGLPLATVKFGSYLAFVSFPQSKKTQWVFPTLMVMGEWLQSNFTPFGSWGAAANTQINNIVWLQILSIGGIWILSFVIYFIAYQIYEGIRDGFLKARLVKIAIPILVLSMFGTLRLTRADNTEYESLQVATVGTNSKIGGPELPSLDVRNTNRVKIFERMRIASDVGAKLVVWTEGATGLLPDEEADFQAEVSRLTDSLNITAVVSYVILISTEPFFYENKYIIIDSTGSIRSTYLKHEPVPGEPCTKGTEPHTVYNMDGTRLGGAICYDLDFPVLGRDISKLGADLVAVPSSDWRGIDPIHTQMAAMRAIEGGFSLIRSTRWGLSATVDPYGRVLGQLSDFNSDEKILVSSVPLKGQQTIYSLLGDWVILVGLFLLVYGIRRKSVQSVRR; translated from the coding sequence ATGAAAACCATTAAACCAATATACTTACTCATAATTGCTGCCGCTCTCATAGCAGTAACCCACATGAGATTCGGATTTGGCATCCTCATCTTTTTGGAAACCATCCCCATTCTATTTTATCTCGATCGGACCAGTGGCTGGCGGTCAAAGGCGCTGCTCTTTGGATTCCTGGTTTTAGGCTGGAGTCTGGCTACCCTAAAAATAGTCACCTCTCCACTACCATGGTTTATAGCTATTGGATATGGATTGCCCCTGGCCACAGTCAAATTTGGATCCTATCTGGCTTTCGTATCATTTCCCCAGAGTAAAAAAACACAATGGGTGTTTCCTACACTTATGGTCATGGGTGAATGGCTGCAATCAAACTTTACCCCCTTCGGTTCTTGGGGCGCTGCTGCTAATACACAGATTAATAATATAGTCTGGCTCCAAATACTATCCATCGGTGGGATCTGGATATTGTCCTTTGTTATCTACTTCATAGCCTATCAAATATATGAAGGTATCAGAGATGGGTTTTTAAAAGCCCGTTTGGTTAAAATTGCAATCCCAATATTAGTATTAAGCATGTTTGGGACATTAAGACTAACTCGGGCTGATAATACTGAATATGAAAGTCTACAAGTTGCAACGGTGGGTACAAACTCAAAGATCGGTGGTCCTGAACTACCTTCCTTAGACGTCCGGAACACGAATCGGGTAAAAATATTTGAGCGCATGCGTATAGCCAGTGATGTTGGTGCAAAGCTGGTTGTTTGGACTGAGGGTGCAACAGGTCTCCTACCAGATGAAGAAGCTGACTTCCAAGCAGAGGTTTCACGGTTAACTGACTCGCTAAATATCACAGCCGTGGTCAGCTATGTTATTCTAATCAGTACGGAACCATTTTTCTATGAAAACAAGTACATCATTATAGACTCCACAGGATCTATCCGAAGCACCTACCTAAAACATGAACCTGTTCCTGGAGAGCCCTGTACCAAAGGAACCGAACCACACACAGTGTACAATATGGATGGCACTCGTTTGGGTGGTGCAATCTGCTATGATCTTGATTTTCCGGTACTGGGTCGGGATATATCAAAATTGGGAGCTGATCTGGTGGCAGTGCCATCATCAGATTGGCGTGGCATCGACCCCATCCACACCCAAATGGCTGCAATGAGAGCCATAGAAGGCGGTTTTAGCCTGATTCGATCTACTCGTTGGGGGCTTTCAGCAACGGTTGATCCATATGGGCGCGTTCTTGGGCAACTGAGCGACTTCAATTCAGATGAAAAAATTCTCGTATCAAGTGTCCCATTAAAGGGTCAACAAACGATATATTCACTATTGGGGGACTGGGTAATCCTGGTTGGTCTGTTTCTCCTGGTCTATGGAATCAGGAGAAAGTCTGTGCAATCAGTACGACGATAA
- a CDS encoding periplasmic heavy metal sensor translates to MLDIIKQKRMMQITITLLVILNLALISSMIINKRPGRDGPDHPMGLEGFLKKELGLTDSQTQAMHSIRKQHFDNAHPLLSSLADSLELLVSEAFEPMTDSIRADELVHNISSIHVDMDRALYNHFVQLNALCTPEQQTRLKELAGELMRGGSQPPPPQRMEGEGRIPHPDAQANDRRPPPRGQGPDSGAPPPRDR, encoded by the coding sequence ATGCTGGATATTATCAAACAAAAAAGAATGATGCAGATTACCATCACCTTATTGGTAATTTTGAACCTGGCACTTATTTCCAGCATGATAATCAATAAAAGACCAGGGCGGGATGGCCCCGATCATCCAATGGGATTGGAAGGCTTTTTAAAAAAGGAGCTTGGGCTGACGGACAGTCAAACACAAGCCATGCACTCCATCAGAAAACAACATTTTGACAACGCCCATCCACTCCTGTCATCTCTGGCTGATTCACTGGAACTGCTTGTCTCAGAGGCCTTCGAACCCATGACGGATTCAATACGAGCTGATGAGCTTGTACATAATATTTCAAGTATCCATGTCGATATGGATCGGGCCTTGTACAACCACTTTGTCCAGCTCAATGCGCTCTGTACCCCTGAACAACAGACTCGCTTGAAAGAGCTGGCTGGTGAATTGATGCGAGGAGGCTCACAGCCACCACCACCCCAGAGGATGGAAGGTGAAGGAAGAATTCCACATCCTGATGCTCAAGCCAACGATAGAAGACCACCGCCACGCGGGCAGGGACCTGATTCCGGCGCGCCACCACCCCGGGATAGATAA
- a CDS encoding TetR/AcrR family transcriptional regulator: protein MLGNEKTTRQRRHEKNRRYILSEAKKLIRKNGVEKFSLRGLAANCDYSPAALYEYFSNKEDILKTIALQIEKEMREALTPQGSNLDDLIALGSLYIAFAKNQPEDYLLLFTSFSSGRRSENEALPETSAYMVLFNLVSKLVESGQLNLAKEVGVEEICYTYWVFLHGHVMMQLTHLKGYDADFESMEIRMLSRFVNSLSS from the coding sequence ATGTTAGGAAATGAAAAGACAACGAGACAACGACGTCATGAAAAAAACAGGCGCTATATCCTGTCCGAGGCGAAAAAGCTGATTCGGAAAAATGGCGTTGAAAAGTTTTCACTCAGAGGACTTGCGGCAAATTGTGACTATAGCCCCGCTGCTCTGTATGAATATTTTTCAAATAAAGAGGACATCCTGAAAACCATCGCACTCCAAATTGAAAAAGAAATGCGGGAGGCTCTTACACCCCAGGGATCTAATCTTGACGATCTTATTGCTCTTGGATCCCTGTATATCGCATTTGCGAAAAATCAACCAGAAGATTATCTGCTCCTGTTTACTTCTTTTTCTTCAGGCCGAAGAAGCGAAAATGAAGCATTACCTGAAACTTCAGCCTATATGGTGCTTTTCAATCTGGTATCCAAACTGGTGGAATCTGGCCAGCTTAATCTGGCCAAAGAAGTAGGGGTGGAAGAGATATGCTATACCTATTGGGTATTCCTCCACGGTCACGTCATGATGCAATTAACTCACTTAAAAGGCTATGATGCTGATTTTGAATCTATGGAGATACGCATGTTGTCGCGTTTTGTGAATAGTCTCAGCAGCTAA
- a CDS encoding sigma-70 family RNA polymerase sigma factor, whose product MNTKQTTSEKTDFRRVVLEHQERVYSTCYRFLRSREDAQDVSQEVFIQVYKSLDDFRGDAQLSTWIYRIAVTKSLDLIRKQNRKRRLGSVKALLSIGSAEGEVDVADDSTPETELMDAERNRILARAVAKLPENQRVAITLSNYEDYSNQEVADIMNTSVSSIEGLLHRGRKNLKKHLTGHFSR is encoded by the coding sequence GTGAATACGAAGCAAACAACATCTGAAAAAACAGATTTTCGCAGGGTCGTTCTTGAACATCAGGAGCGGGTATACAGTACGTGCTATCGTTTTTTGAGATCCCGAGAAGATGCCCAGGATGTTTCCCAGGAAGTGTTCATCCAGGTCTACAAATCACTGGATGATTTCAGGGGTGATGCCCAACTCTCAACGTGGATTTATCGCATTGCCGTGACCAAAAGCCTGGATCTGATTCGAAAGCAGAATCGTAAACGCAGGTTGGGTTCTGTAAAAGCCCTGCTGTCAATCGGCAGTGCTGAAGGCGAAGTTGATGTTGCTGATGATTCTACTCCAGAAACTGAGCTCATGGATGCAGAGCGAAATCGGATATTGGCCCGGGCTGTAGCAAAATTGCCAGAGAATCAGCGCGTGGCCATCACCCTGAGCAACTATGAGGATTACAGCAATCAGGAGGTTGCTGATATAATGAACACCTCTGTGTCATCAATTGAGGGATTGCTGCATCGGGGGCGTAAGAATTTAAAAAAACACCTCACAGGACATTTTTCCCGTTGA
- a CDS encoding CotH kinase family protein has translation MKPMTFFSMLFLIGLLTSCDDAVTEPSLNIDDLEFEPTDWTTESHGKSATPNFGEVFDNSAVKRLDIVISENNWQVMLDDMTNLYGAFGSSAGGPPGGPPGGGPGGQFIETEDPIFVPADVFYNDIQWYKVGVRFKGNSSLQSSWQAGILKLSLKLDCDEFEDDYPQINNQRFFGFKKLSLKNNYEDKSFLREKVTAEIFKDAGLAISHTAFYEVYIDRGDGPEYFGLYTMVEEVDDTVIDTQFSSDDGNLYKPENTGASFMSGTFNETDFTKKTNEDEGNWSDIQALFTVLHDETRLTDAELWRSSLDSIFDTDVFLKYLAVNTVVQNWDTYGRMTHNYYLYNNPDNGKLTWIPWDNNEALQEGKMAGSPALDFSDVVSDSWPLIGYLYADDVYRAKYDAFVGETRTGVFEPLTIQSKYGAYANLVEPYATIEQTGFTFLQNAGEFQQAITTLNSHADSRASAVDNYLY, from the coding sequence ATGAAGCCAATGACTTTTTTCAGTATGCTTTTCTTGATAGGCTTACTCACAAGCTGTGATGATGCTGTCACGGAGCCATCCTTGAACATCGATGACCTGGAATTTGAGCCCACAGACTGGACCACTGAATCCCACGGTAAAAGTGCAACTCCAAATTTTGGTGAAGTCTTTGACAACTCTGCAGTTAAAAGACTGGATATTGTAATCTCCGAAAATAACTGGCAAGTCATGCTGGATGATATGACCAATCTGTATGGAGCGTTTGGTTCTAGCGCCGGAGGTCCTCCCGGGGGCCCTCCTGGTGGTGGTCCAGGGGGACAGTTTATAGAAACGGAAGATCCAATTTTTGTGCCTGCGGATGTCTTTTACAATGATATCCAGTGGTATAAGGTTGGTGTACGTTTTAAAGGAAATTCCAGTTTACAAAGCAGTTGGCAGGCAGGTATCCTGAAGCTCTCCCTGAAACTGGATTGTGATGAATTTGAAGACGATTACCCCCAGATAAACAACCAGCGATTTTTTGGTTTCAAGAAACTCAGCCTGAAGAACAATTATGAGGATAAATCATTTCTCAGGGAAAAAGTAACAGCAGAAATATTCAAGGACGCAGGACTGGCTATTTCTCATACGGCTTTCTATGAGGTGTACATAGATCGGGGTGATGGTCCTGAATATTTCGGTCTCTATACCATGGTTGAAGAAGTTGATGATACTGTCATTGATACCCAATTTTCAAGTGATGATGGAAATCTTTATAAACCTGAAAATACAGGGGCCAGTTTTATGTCTGGAACCTTTAATGAAACTGATTTTACCAAGAAAACCAATGAGGATGAAGGGAACTGGTCAGATATACAGGCATTATTTACTGTCCTCCATGATGAGACCCGACTGACTGATGCCGAGTTGTGGAGAAGTAGCCTGGATTCCATTTTTGATACTGATGTTTTTCTTAAATATCTTGCAGTTAACACCGTTGTTCAGAATTGGGATACCTATGGACGCATGACCCACAATTATTATCTCTACAACAATCCAGATAATGGGAAACTGACCTGGATTCCCTGGGATAACAATGAAGCGCTTCAGGAAGGCAAAATGGCAGGTTCGCCCGCACTGGATTTTTCAGATGTTGTATCCGACTCCTGGCCACTTATCGGATACCTCTATGCTGATGATGTATACCGAGCTAAATATGATGCCTTTGTCGGCGAGACCAGAACAGGGGTCTTCGAGCCTCTCACCATCCAGAGTAAATATGGAGCGTATGCTAATCTTGTTGAGCCCTATGCTACCATAGAACAAACTGGATTCACCTTTTTGCAGAACGCCGGAGAATTCCAACAGGCAATTACAACATTGAACAGTCACGCAGATAGTCGTGCCAGCGCCGTTGATAACTATTTATACTAA